DNA sequence from the Streptomyces sp. NBC_01497 genome:
AGCGGGGCGTCCCCGTCACGGTGTACGACCTGCCCGGCCGCTGACGTCGGGTCGTCGGCGGTCGGCCGTTGGCGGCCGACCGTTGGCGTCCGGTTGTTGACGGCCGGCTTCTGGTGTCCGGTTGCCGCGGTCCGGTGAACGGCGCCCGGTGCTGCCCGTCCGTCCCCTGCTGCCTCGCCCCCTGCCATCCGGCGTCTGATACCGGGCAGTTGGCGCTCCCGTTCGCCGGCAACCGGCGCCCGCCACCCACCGGCTGCCGTGCGGCGGCCGGCGCGTCGGCCGCCGGCGGCCCGCAACCGGCCCCCGACGCCCGGACGTCGACAGCCCGGACGTCGACAGCCCGGCCGTCCGCGGCCATGGCCGCTGCCCCGGGCAGGAGGCGCCTGCCTTCGTCAGTGGCGCAGTTGGTCGATCGCCGTGTGCAGGGCGGTACGCAGGCGACCCGTGTCGCCGGTCGCCTGGGACATCAGCACGGCGCCCTGAACGCACGCGAGCATGGTTGTGGCGGTGGCGAGCGCGTCCAGGTCCGCGCGTACCTTGCCCGCCGCCTGCAGGGCACGTACGCCCTGCGCGAGGCGCTCCTCCCAGCGGCTGTACGCGACCGCGAGGATCTCCCGCATCTCCGGGCTGTCCTGTTCGAGCAGGCGCGGTAGCGCGCTCAGATCGGTGCGCCCGCGCTGCGTGAAGCGCTCGAACACCGCGTCCGCCCATTCGTCCCAGGCCCGCCAGGTGGTCAGCCGGGAGAGGTACGGCTCCTGGTCGGCGATGACGGCGTCGGCCGCGTACCGCGCCACCGCGAGCATCAGGGCGCGCTTGCCCTCGGGGAAGTAGTGGAACAGCTGGCTGCTGCTGACGCCCGCGGCCTCCCGGATGCTCTCCAGGCTGGCGTTCGCGACGCCGCGCTCGCACACGACGACCGAGGCGCGCTCGACGATCCTGCTCCGGGTGGCGAGGCCCTTGGCAGTGAGTTCACGCGGCATGCGCTTACCGTAACAAGTCGATAATGGATTTTGCGATCCATTTCTCACTGCCCTACGTTATGGATTGTACGATCCATTTCGAGGAGGGACGCGTCATGGGCTCACGGCTGCGCGAAAAGACGGCACTGGTGACGGGCGGGACGGGGAGGATCGGCCGGGCGGTCGCCGCCGCACTGGCCGCGGAGGGCGCCAGGGTCGTCGTCTCCGGGCGGGACCGGGCACGCGGCGAGGCCGTGGCGGCGGCGATCAGAGACGCCGGCGGCAGCGCCGACTTCGTGGCCGCCGACCTCGACGGCCGGGCCGACGCGAGCCGCGCGCTGGCCCGCGAGGCCACCCGTGTCCTCGGCGGGCGCGTGGACATCCTGGTGAACAACGCGGGCGTCTTCCCGGGACCCTCCACGCCGGAGACGGACGAGGCGACCTTCGACGCGGTGTACGGGGTCAACGTGAAGGCGCCGTTCTTCCTGACGGCAGCGCTGGCGCCCGCGATGGCCGAGGCCGGGGGCGGCGCGATCGTCAACATCGGTTCGTGGGTCGTGCGCCTCGGGCTGCCCGCCGGTGTCGCCTACGCGGCGAGCAAGGGCGCGCTGGAGACGCTCACGCGCTCCTGGGCCGCCGAGTTCGGCCCGCGGGGCGTACGGGTGAACACGGTGTCCCCCGGAGTGATCCGCGAACAGGACGGCGCGGCGGACGGGTCAGGAGTGCTGATGAACGGCACCCCGGCGGGCCGTTCGGGCGCTCCGGACGCCATCGCGCACGCCGTGGTCTATCTCGCCTCCGAGGAGGCGGTGTTCGTGCACGGCGCGATCCTCGACGTCGACGGCGGCCGGGTCTCCGCGGCCGTGATCGCCGCGTAGCCGCCGCGCGGGCGGCCGGCCCGCCGGGCGCCGGGTGCGCGCGGAGCCGGTCGCCCGCGCCGGGAGCGGGAGGTGAGGGCGGGCGTCATCGGCGCCCTACCCACCGGTATGGTGAGGCGGCGGGCGAGCGCGGACGCCCGCCGCTCCGGTGTGTCCTGGCCACGCACCGCGTTCCCGATCAGGAACCAACTTTTTTCAACAGGTGTCCGGTATGCCTCGAACGGGCGTGATGGGGCGGTCAGTTGGCTTCCGTCCGGCGGAAAACGGGCACACTTCGATATCGCAATCGTCTGAAGTCTTGACACCGGACCGGTGTATTGGTGACATCTGTCGGGTCACGTTCGTTTGTGTTTTATTCGGAGCCCCGCGGGAGGGGTCATGAAGCTTTTCTCGACTGACGGTCGACGATCGGGACCCGGCATACCCATACCCGACATGCCGTCCATGTCCCGGCGGTCCGTGCTTCGTGGCGCCGCTCTGGGCGCCGGAGTGGTCGCCGCAGGACCGCTTCTCACCGCTTGCGGTGGCAGCAGCGGAAGTTCGGGCGGATCGGGTGGCAAGACGGTCACGTTCGGTTCCAACGCCGCGGTGCCGCAGCCGAAGGGGGCGTATGTCAACGTCTTCGCCGCCGC
Encoded proteins:
- a CDS encoding TetR/AcrR family transcriptional regulator, yielding MPRELTAKGLATRSRIVERASVVVCERGVANASLESIREAAGVSSSQLFHYFPEGKRALMLAVARYAADAVIADQEPYLSRLTTWRAWDEWADAVFERFTQRGRTDLSALPRLLEQDSPEMREILAVAYSRWEERLAQGVRALQAAGKVRADLDALATATTMLACVQGAVLMSQATGDTGRLRTALHTAIDQLRH
- a CDS encoding SDR family NAD(P)-dependent oxidoreductase, with protein sequence MGSRLREKTALVTGGTGRIGRAVAAALAAEGARVVVSGRDRARGEAVAAAIRDAGGSADFVAADLDGRADASRALAREATRVLGGRVDILVNNAGVFPGPSTPETDEATFDAVYGVNVKAPFFLTAALAPAMAEAGGGAIVNIGSWVVRLGLPAGVAYAASKGALETLTRSWAAEFGPRGVRVNTVSPGVIREQDGAADGSGVLMNGTPAGRSGAPDAIAHAVVYLASEEAVFVHGAILDVDGGRVSAAVIAA